Proteins encoded by one window of Methylovirgula ligni:
- a CDS encoding PAS domain S-box protein produces MISLNGVQGSLRRDGISVAARPHDPRTVNLLEALHEICAPLHQPSSARLEIFSPNPANCEVAGEAADLISLIVKEAVVNAIRYSHPAGVAGVVSVACERNVDGTLAVDVVDDGVGLPENFNAMTDAGPGLRIIRALTDRLGGSVTFDSTSLGLHVRLLVPRSSVDIAGAAPTAVAGAEGGERPGPGNRRSALDAAIPQRLAAIVESSDDAILSKDLNGIITSWNEGARRLFGYEAEEMIGKSVTILIPTDRANEEPAILDRIRRGERVKHYETVRVRKDGSLVEISLSISPIKDANGRVVGASKIARDISERKQAQARQELLTREINHRTKNLFAVIQSVVSRSFAGKTSVADAKTAVLNRLYTLAQTNVLLMEQDFHGADIRQVVCTEMSPYQDRTEIEGPRIVVTAQAAQNLALAVHELATNAAKYGALCTASGRVRINWQVFEDGGRRFFAFRWQEEGGPPVQVPERKGFGSTVLEQVMAEYFDTPPRIDFATSGVVYELTGLLDGIAAEK; encoded by the coding sequence ATGATTAGCCTCAACGGCGTTCAGGGATCGCTTCGCCGCGATGGAATCAGTGTCGCGGCAAGACCGCATGATCCGAGGACGGTGAATCTCCTCGAAGCGCTGCACGAGATATGCGCCCCCCTCCACCAGCCTTCGTCGGCGCGACTCGAAATCTTTTCGCCCAATCCAGCGAACTGTGAGGTGGCCGGCGAGGCGGCTGATCTGATTTCCCTCATTGTAAAAGAGGCTGTCGTCAACGCCATCCGCTATTCGCATCCCGCGGGGGTGGCCGGAGTCGTCAGCGTCGCTTGCGAACGCAATGTCGATGGCACGCTCGCGGTCGATGTCGTTGACGATGGCGTCGGTCTGCCGGAGAATTTCAATGCCATGACAGATGCGGGTCCCGGCCTGCGCATTATCCGCGCGCTGACAGACCGGCTTGGTGGCAGCGTTACGTTTGACTCGACGAGCCTCGGGCTTCACGTGCGTTTGCTCGTGCCGCGCAGCTCGGTCGATATTGCTGGCGCGGCGCCGACGGCCGTGGCGGGGGCAGAAGGCGGGGAGCGCCCCGGTCCAGGCAACAGGCGCTCGGCCCTGGATGCGGCAATACCGCAACGGCTCGCGGCCATCGTTGAATCGTCCGACGATGCGATCTTGAGCAAGGACCTCAACGGCATCATCACAAGCTGGAACGAGGGCGCGCGGCGGCTCTTCGGCTATGAGGCCGAGGAGATGATCGGCAAATCCGTGACGATTCTTATCCCTACGGATCGCGCTAACGAGGAGCCGGCAATTCTCGATCGCATTCGGCGCGGCGAACGCGTGAAGCACTACGAAACGGTGCGGGTGCGCAAAGACGGCAGCCTCGTTGAAATCTCACTTAGCATTTCGCCGATCAAGGACGCGAACGGACGCGTCGTCGGCGCATCGAAGATCGCCCGCGACATCAGCGAGCGCAAGCAGGCCCAGGCGCGACAGGAACTGCTGACGCGCGAGATCAATCACCGCACGAAGAATTTGTTCGCCGTGATTCAATCCGTCGTATCCAGAAGTTTTGCCGGCAAAACCTCGGTCGCGGATGCCAAGACAGCGGTGCTCAACCGCCTGTACACATTGGCGCAAACCAACGTCTTGCTGATGGAGCAGGATTTTCACGGCGCCGATATCCGGCAAGTCGTCTGCACCGAAATGAGTCCCTATCAGGATCGCACCGAAATCGAGGGTCCGCGCATCGTCGTGACGGCACAGGCAGCACAGAATCTCGCCCTTGCCGTGCATGAGCTTGCGACAAACGCTGCCAAATACGGCGCGCTCTGCACCGCTTCTGGACGGGTGCGCATCAACTGGCAGGTTTTCGAAGACGGCGGCCGCCGTTTTTTTGCGTTCCGCTGGCAGGAAGAGGGCGGACCGCCGGTGCAGGTGCCGGAGCGCAAGGGTTTCGGCAGCACGGTTCTCGAACAGGTGATGGCGGAATATTTCGACACGCCGCCGCGGATCGATTTTGCAACTTCCGGCGTCGTTTACGAACTGACCGGTCTTCTCGATGGGATCGCGGCGGAAAAATAA
- a CDS encoding bestrophin family protein, with amino-acid sequence MIVRGRPNAFSLLFILRGSILPMIAPRVLCVLAVSVGVVIWHHLAPASFRDVPAAPFTLLGLALSIFLGFRNNACYERWWEGRKQWGQLTAETRNLTREFLAVLPDDSALRRRCVNRLVAFAHALRNQLRDGDDGKTPDWLPENERAAVAASRSQPDAIQRMQTAELSALLRGGRLSDILYSFFAQRLEGMTNVQTACERLHTTPTPFTYTLLLHRTAWLFCLLLPFGLVGTIGAATPILTAILAYAFFGLDALGEELEEPFGETQNALPLDALVRNIEIAVGEALGDATLPEPLKPRNFILD; translated from the coding sequence TTGATCGTCCGCGGCCGCCCCAACGCCTTCAGCCTGCTCTTCATCCTGCGCGGCTCCATTCTGCCGATGATCGCCCCGCGCGTGCTCTGCGTGCTGGCGGTCTCGGTCGGGGTGGTGATCTGGCATCATCTCGCCCCGGCCTCCTTCCGCGATGTCCCCGCGGCGCCCTTTACGTTGCTCGGACTGGCGCTCTCGATCTTTCTCGGCTTCCGCAACAATGCCTGCTACGAGCGCTGGTGGGAGGGCCGCAAGCAATGGGGCCAACTCACCGCAGAAACGCGAAACCTGACGCGCGAATTTTTGGCCGTGCTGCCCGACGACAGTGCGTTGCGGCGGCGCTGTGTGAATCGGCTCGTCGCTTTCGCGCATGCACTGCGCAACCAATTGCGCGACGGCGATGACGGCAAGACGCCGGATTGGCTGCCGGAGAATGAGCGCGCCGCAGTGGCGGCGAGCCGCTCCCAGCCGGACGCCATCCAGCGCATGCAAACGGCGGAGCTTTCAGCACTGCTGCGCGGCGGCCGGCTGAGCGACATCCTTTATTCCTTCTTCGCGCAGCGGCTTGAGGGGATGACGAATGTACAAACCGCCTGCGAGCGGCTGCATACGACGCCAACGCCTTTCACCTATACGCTGCTGCTCCACCGGACGGCCTGGCTGTTCTGCCTTCTGCTGCCTTTCGGCCTCGTCGGCACGATCGGCGCGGCCACGCCGATCCTGACCGCGATCCTCGCCTATGCCTTCTTTGGCCTCGACGCCCTGGGGGAAGAATTGGAAGAACCGTTCGGCGAGACGCAGAACGCCTTGCCGCTCGATGCACTGGTCCGCAATATCGAGATTGCCGTCGGCGAGGCCCTGGGAGATGCGACGTTGCCCGAGCCGCTGAAGCCCAGGAACTTCATCCTCGATTGA
- the qhpR gene encoding AraC-like transcriptional regulator QhpR encodes MVPQRAFPDSTASNPVVLAAAAHGAVDFITAHGGDPERVAAVAGVDLQQLEIPTDPVDLRGYCGLFEEAARQTGEDNFGLWYGQQFEPHMLGLIGFIALASPTLGEAVKNLAHYFPLHQSGTRTQLLAHDGLLYLDYQILDGRIVNRRQDAELTMGMFANLFRHCLGRAWTPEEVHLEHAAPQAPEEHEHAFRAPIFFGRGSNRLVFRNAHLERPMPGADPRLLSLLRASLTRVAQTTQLAFKDRLAGEIRAHLAAGDVKFSDIAAALKMSQSALARRLEDENIGFAKLVEQVRREQARLYLAQRHIAVSEIALLLGYSEVSAFSRAFKRWEGISPNQFRGAALAG; translated from the coding sequence GTGGTTCCGCAGCGCGCCTTCCCGGACAGCACCGCCAGCAATCCCGTCGTGCTCGCGGCAGCGGCACATGGTGCAGTCGATTTCATCACCGCACATGGCGGCGATCCGGAACGCGTGGCGGCCGTCGCCGGCGTCGATCTCCAGCAACTGGAAATTCCTACCGACCCGGTCGATCTGCGCGGCTATTGCGGCCTCTTCGAAGAAGCAGCGCGGCAAACCGGTGAAGACAATTTCGGTCTCTGGTACGGCCAGCAATTCGAGCCGCACATGCTCGGCCTCATCGGCTTCATCGCTTTGGCGTCGCCGACTTTGGGCGAAGCGGTGAAAAACCTCGCGCATTATTTTCCGCTGCATCAATCCGGCACGCGCACGCAGCTTCTCGCTCACGATGGCCTGCTCTATCTCGACTACCAGATCCTCGACGGGCGCATCGTCAACCGCCGCCAGGATGCCGAACTGACGATGGGCATGTTCGCCAATCTCTTCCGCCATTGCCTCGGCCGCGCCTGGACGCCGGAGGAAGTGCATCTCGAACATGCGGCGCCGCAGGCTCCGGAAGAGCATGAACATGCGTTCCGCGCGCCGATCTTCTTCGGCCGCGGCAGTAACAGGCTGGTGTTCCGCAACGCACATCTCGAGCGGCCGATGCCGGGCGCTGATCCGCGCCTGCTTTCGCTTCTGCGTGCCTCGCTGACGCGCGTGGCACAGACGACGCAGCTCGCCTTCAAGGATAGGCTCGCCGGCGAAATCCGCGCGCATCTCGCCGCCGGCGACGTGAAATTTTCAGACATCGCGGCGGCGTTGAAGATGTCGCAATCGGCGCTGGCGCGGCGGCTGGAGGACGAGAATATCGGTTTCGCCAAACTGGTCGAGCAGGTCCGCCGCGAGCAGGCCCGCCTCTATCTCGCGCAGCGCCATATCGCGGTGAGCGAGATCGCGCTGCTGCTCGGCTATTCCGAGGTCAGCGCCTTCTCCCGCGCCTTCAAGCGTTGGGAAGGGATTTCGCCCAACCAATTTCGCGGCGCGGCGCTGGCGGGTTAG
- the rpoH gene encoding RNA polymerase sigma factor RpoH, which produces MASSAALPILSGENGLSRYLREIRKFPMLEPQEEYMLAKRWREHEDPQAAHKLVTSHLRLVAKIAMGYRGYGLPIGEVISEGNVGLMQAVKRFEPDRGFRLATYAMWWIRASIQEYILRSWSLVKMGTTASQKKLFFNLRKAKSQISALEDGDMNPEQVAIIATRLGVSKQDVIEMNRRMSGDASLNAPLREEGEGEWQDWLVDDSTSQENLLATREETDNRLGALHEALGVLSDRERRIFEARRLAEDPITLEQLSDEFHISRERVRQIEVRAFEKVQEAVKAGMAKIEAAPAALPPAGSRQAAAV; this is translated from the coding sequence ATGGCTTCATCAGCCGCGCTTCCCATTCTCTCGGGGGAAAACGGACTTTCGCGCTATCTCCGCGAAATCCGCAAGTTCCCGATGCTGGAACCGCAAGAGGAATATATGCTCGCCAAGCGCTGGCGCGAGCACGAAGACCCGCAAGCCGCGCATAAACTGGTGACGTCGCATCTGCGACTCGTCGCCAAGATCGCCATGGGCTATCGCGGCTACGGCCTGCCGATCGGCGAGGTGATCTCGGAAGGCAATGTTGGCCTCATGCAGGCGGTCAAACGCTTCGAGCCCGACCGCGGCTTCCGCCTTGCCACCTACGCCATGTGGTGGATTCGCGCCTCGATTCAAGAATATATCCTGCGCTCCTGGTCGCTCGTGAAAATGGGCACCACGGCGAGCCAGAAGAAGCTGTTCTTCAACCTGCGCAAGGCCAAGAGCCAGATTTCCGCGCTGGAGGACGGCGACATGAATCCGGAGCAGGTGGCGATCATCGCCACACGCCTCGGCGTCTCGAAGCAGGACGTGATCGAGATGAACCGGCGCATGTCCGGCGACGCCTCGCTCAACGCGCCGCTGCGCGAGGAAGGCGAAGGCGAGTGGCAGGATTGGCTCGTCGATGACAGCACCAGCCAGGAAAACCTGCTGGCGACACGGGAAGAGACCGACAATCGTCTCGGTGCGCTGCATGAGGCGCTTGGCGTGCTTTCCGATCGCGAGCGGCGCATCTTCGAGGCACGGCGCCTGGCTGAGGATCCGATCACGCTTGAGCAATTGTCGGACGAGTTCCACATCTCGCGCGAGCGCGTCCGTCAGATCGAAGTTCGCGCCTTCGAGAAGGTGCAGGAAGCGGTGAAGGCCGGTATGGCCAAGATCGAAGCCGCTCCGGCTGCGCTGCCTCCCGCCGGTTCGCGCCAGGCGGCGGCTGTTTAA
- a CDS encoding amino acid permease yields the protein MSVEPESADKATLEADVHVLHQMGYAQELARGMKGFSNFAISFSIICILAGGITSFQTGFSTTGGFGIGVGWLVGGIFSLIVGLSMAQIGSAYPTAGGLYHWSSILGGRGWGWATAWVNLLGLIFVTAAVTVGAYTMFTSLVLANIFHVDISKWGYWQQLAGVSIIAVAQGLLNHFGIKLTSKLTDFSGYLIFAVALLLTATMLFSVHHFDFSRLFHIVNNTGDPGGDVVPRTNNLLYAFLLGLLLPLYTITGFDASAHTAEETLNARVAVPKGIINSILYSVIFGYIMVCSFVLAMSDPVAAAKDGGNVFFNLFAGLSVPTLWKDALYVLIVIANYLCSLACVTSTSRMIFAFSRDGGVPFISPLLRKVSATYRTPIGGIWTTVILAVAATLYSSAYNALAAGSAVFLYISYAMPVGAGLYAESKGWKASGPFQLGVWSKPLAVITCVGVLLVTWIGLQPPNDIVTNYAIGILVLLLVGWFALERKRFPGPPISAADIAKRHDEILAEERAVGETAHAGL from the coding sequence ATGTCAGTCGAACCCGAATCCGCCGACAAGGCGACACTTGAAGCGGACGTACATGTGCTGCACCAGATGGGCTATGCCCAGGAGCTGGCGCGCGGCATGAAGGGCTTTTCCAATTTCGCGATTTCGTTTTCGATCATTTGTATTCTGGCCGGCGGCATCACCAGCTTCCAGACCGGTTTCTCGACTACGGGCGGTTTCGGCATCGGCGTCGGCTGGCTCGTGGGCGGCATCTTCTCGCTCATCGTCGGCCTGTCGATGGCGCAGATCGGCTCCGCCTATCCGACGGCTGGCGGCCTCTATCACTGGTCATCGATTCTTGGCGGCCGCGGTTGGGGCTGGGCGACGGCCTGGGTCAATCTTCTCGGGCTGATCTTCGTCACCGCCGCGGTGACGGTCGGCGCCTATACGATGTTCACGAGTTTGGTGCTCGCCAACATCTTTCATGTCGATATTTCGAAATGGGGGTATTGGCAGCAATTGGCCGGCGTCAGCATCATTGCCGTCGCGCAAGGCCTGCTGAATCATTTCGGCATCAAGCTGACGAGCAAGCTCACAGACTTTTCCGGCTATCTGATCTTTGCCGTGGCGCTGCTGCTGACCGCGACCATGCTGTTCAGCGTGCATCATTTCGATTTCTCGCGGTTGTTCCACATCGTCAACAATACCGGCGATCCGGGCGGCGATGTCGTGCCGCGCACCAATAATCTGCTCTATGCCTTCTTGCTCGGCCTGCTGCTGCCGCTCTATACGATCACTGGCTTCGATGCTTCGGCCCACACCGCCGAGGAGACGTTGAACGCCCGCGTCGCCGTGCCGAAGGGGATCATCAATTCGATCCTCTATTCGGTGATCTTCGGCTACATCATGGTTTGCTCCTTCGTGCTCGCGATGTCCGATCCCGTCGCGGCGGCGAAGGACGGCGGCAACGTCTTCTTCAATCTTTTCGCCGGTCTGTCCGTCCCCACTCTTTGGAAAGACGCGCTCTACGTCCTGATCGTCATCGCCAATTATCTCTGTTCGCTCGCCTGCGTCACCTCGACCTCGCGCATGATCTTCGCCTTCTCGCGCGATGGCGGCGTGCCGTTCATCTCGCCTTTGCTGCGCAAGGTCAGCGCGACCTATCGCACGCCGATCGGCGGCATCTGGACGACGGTGATCCTCGCTGTCGCCGCGACGCTCTATTCCTCCGCCTATAACGCTCTGGCGGCGGGCTCGGCGGTCTTCCTCTACATCTCCTATGCCATGCCGGTGGGGGCGGGCCTCTATGCTGAATCGAAGGGCTGGAAAGCGTCCGGGCCGTTCCAGCTTGGGGTCTGGTCGAAGCCGCTCGCAGTCATCACCTGCGTCGGCGTCCTCCTCGTCACCTGGATCGGCCTGCAGCCGCCGAACGACATTGTCACCAATTATGCGATCGGCATTCTCGTGCTGCTGCTCGTCGGTTGGTTCGCGCTGGAGCGCAAGCGCTTCCCCGGGCCGCCGATCAGCGCCGCCGACATCGCCAAGCGCCACGATGAAATCCTCGCCGAAGAGCGGGCCGTCGGTGAAACGGCTCACGCCGGATTGTGA
- a CDS encoding RluA family pseudouridine synthase, translating to MSLTDSDAAAAETFAFAIDSEAAGRRLDAVLAARPEAQAAALSRTRLKALIEGGAVAVDGAPAQDAGQKVKAGQKVEVTVPPAEDPVPQGEAIPLSIVHEDAHLIVIDKPAGLVVHPAPGHSSGTLVNALIAHCGDSLSGIGGVRRPGIVHRLDKDTSGLIVAAKTDAAHKRLAKLFADHSEDALTREYLAFVWGVPERTAGTIDLPLGRHKVDREKMTVVRAGDGREAVTHWELLETYDGSDGKPVASLLRCRLETGRTHQIRAHLAHIGHPLLGDAVYGRGFKTKATRLGPKAQAALEKLGRQALHAGTLGFIHPVSAQKFLFERPLPADLAKLQKTLAAAA from the coding sequence ATGAGCTTGACGGACAGCGACGCGGCCGCGGCGGAAACTTTTGCCTTCGCCATCGATAGCGAGGCGGCGGGGCGGCGGCTCGACGCGGTGCTCGCCGCACGGCCCGAGGCGCAGGCGGCGGCGCTCTCGCGCACGCGGCTCAAGGCGCTGATCGAAGGCGGCGCGGTCGCGGTCGATGGCGCACCGGCTCAGGACGCAGGCCAGAAGGTCAAAGCCGGGCAGAAGGTCGAAGTGACCGTGCCACCGGCGGAAGACCCGGTGCCGCAGGGCGAGGCGATCCCGCTCTCCATCGTCCATGAGGACGCGCATCTGATCGTCATCGATAAGCCGGCGGGGCTCGTCGTCCATCCCGCGCCGGGGCATTCGAGCGGCACGCTGGTCAATGCGCTGATCGCCCATTGCGGCGACAGCCTTTCGGGCATCGGCGGAGTAAGGCGCCCCGGCATCGTCCACCGGCTCGACAAGGACACGTCCGGCCTTATCGTCGCCGCCAAGACCGATGCCGCGCACAAGCGGCTCGCCAAACTTTTCGCCGACCACAGCGAGGATGCGCTGACGCGCGAATATCTGGCCTTCGTCTGGGGCGTGCCGGAGCGGACTGCCGGGACGATCGACCTGCCGCTCGGCCGCCACAAGGTCGACCGCGAGAAAATGACGGTCGTGCGCGCCGGCGACGGCCGCGAGGCGGTGACGCATTGGGAACTGCTCGAGACTTATGACGGCAGCGACGGCAAGCCGGTCGCGAGCCTGCTGCGGTGCCGCCTGGAAACCGGCCGCACCCATCAAATCAGGGCGCATCTGGCGCATATCGGCCATCCGCTTTTGGGGGACGCGGTCTATGGCCGCGGCTTCAAGACCAAGGCGACACGGCTCGGCCCCAAGGCCCAGGCGGCGCTGGAAAAGCTGGGCCGGCAGGCCCTGCATGCCGGGACGCTCGGCTTTATCCACCCTGTTTCTGCTCAGAAATTTTTATTCGAGCGGCCGCTGCCGGCGGATTTGGCCAAGCTGCAGAAGACCCTCGCGGCGGCCGCCTGA
- a CDS encoding winged helix-turn-helix transcriptional regulator yields the protein MTKARSASGDSRVPLSAKLRRGDLLTTNCPSREVLKHVTSRWGVLVLIALETETLRFSQLRRKIGGVSERMLAQTLQCLESDGIVRRVAYDIVPPHVEYSLTPLGRQAAQKVRGLADWIEINMPRIARGWDKR from the coding sequence ATGACCAAAGCTCGATCCGCTTCCGGCGACAGCAGGGTGCCTTTGTCGGCGAAATTGCGCCGCGGCGACCTGCTGACGACCAACTGCCCCTCCCGAGAGGTGCTGAAGCACGTTACCAGCCGCTGGGGTGTATTGGTGCTGATTGCTCTGGAGACGGAAACGCTCCGCTTCAGCCAGCTACGGCGCAAGATCGGCGGGGTCAGCGAGCGCATGCTCGCGCAGACCCTGCAATGTCTGGAGAGCGACGGAATCGTCCGGCGTGTGGCTTACGATATCGTGCCGCCGCACGTCGAATACAGCCTGACGCCCCTGGGCCGGCAAGCGGCGCAGAAGGTGCGCGGTCTCGCGGACTGGATCGAAATCAACATGCCGCGCATCGCCCGCGGCTGGGACAAGCGTTAG
- a CDS encoding glucan ABC transporter ATP-binding protein/ permease has protein sequence MSQAEHHIEETSLTRLYFRALGLLGTETHVAIFLAIANFALAASQFAEPVLFGRIIDRMNIGETLHRSPGVRELAPLIGVWIGFALFSIIGAVFVGLRADRMAHRRRLAAMGIYFEHVLNLPLSFHASVHSGRLLKSMLEGAAGLFWLWLSFFREKCADFVALTVLLPLALFINWRLGLPLIILVAIFGIIIIFVVRRTHTLQTQVEGYNANLSERASDVLGNIAVIQSFTRIQSEAFAMNELIQAVLNAQLPVLSWWAVAVVAARAASTLTLLTIFIVGVWLHAQGLATIGQLVTFMALATMLIGKLVEIVNFINGLFLQAPKLSEFFRVLDTAPSVADRPGAQDPGRLKGHVTFDHVTFAYADGKRAVDDVRFDVAPGETVALVGATGSGKSTTMSLLHRVFDPQFGRITIDGTDIRDMTLAGLRRNIGVVFQEPMLFARSIEENVKIGKLDASAAEVEQALDLAQADEFVARQSEGLGTIVGERGRSLSGGERQRLAIARALLKDPPIMIFDEATSALDVETERQLQLAMTKATKGRTTFIIAHRLATVRNADRIFVFDHGRIVEQGSYEDLIDRGGRFAKLAETQNVLQTPESDFEAVSSHGARPEGF, from the coding sequence ATGTCCCAGGCTGAACACCACATCGAGGAAACCTCGCTGACGCGGCTCTATTTCCGTGCGCTCGGCCTGCTCGGCACCGAGACTCATGTGGCGATCTTCCTCGCCATCGCCAATTTCGCCCTGGCGGCCTCGCAATTCGCCGAGCCGGTGCTGTTCGGCCGCATCATCGACCGGATGAACATTGGCGAAACCCTGCATCGCAGTCCGGGCGTCCGGGAGCTTGCGCCGCTGATCGGCGTCTGGATCGGCTTCGCCCTGTTCTCGATCATCGGCGCGGTCTTCGTCGGCCTGCGCGCCGATCGGATGGCGCACCGGCGCCGGCTCGCGGCCATGGGCATCTATTTCGAGCATGTGCTCAACCTGCCGCTCTCCTTCCATGCCTCGGTCCATTCCGGCCGGCTGCTGAAAAGCATGCTGGAGGGTGCCGCCGGCCTCTTCTGGCTCTGGCTCTCCTTCTTCCGCGAAAAATGCGCCGATTTCGTCGCCCTCACCGTGCTGCTGCCGCTGGCGCTCTTCATCAACTGGCGGCTCGGGCTGCCGCTCATCATCCTCGTCGCGATTTTCGGCATCATCATCATCTTCGTCGTCCGCCGCACCCACACGCTGCAGACGCAAGTCGAGGGCTATAACGCCAACCTCTCCGAACGCGCCTCGGACGTGCTCGGCAACATCGCCGTCATCCAGAGCTTCACCCGCATCCAGAGCGAAGCCTTCGCGATGAACGAACTCATCCAGGCGGTGCTCAACGCGCAATTGCCGGTGCTCTCCTGGTGGGCGGTCGCGGTGGTGGCGGCGCGGGCGGCCTCGACGCTGACACTACTGACGATCTTCATCGTCGGCGTCTGGCTCCATGCGCAGGGACTCGCCACGATCGGCCAGCTCGTCACCTTCATGGCGCTCGCGACCATGCTGATCGGCAAGCTGGTCGAGATCGTCAATTTCATCAACGGCCTGTTCCTGCAGGCGCCGAAACTCTCCGAATTCTTCCGTGTGCTCGACACCGCCCCGAGCGTCGCCGACCGGCCGGGCGCGCAAGACCCGGGCCGGCTCAAAGGCCATGTCACCTTCGATCACGTGACCTTCGCCTATGCCGACGGCAAACGCGCGGTGGACGATGTGCGCTTCGATGTCGCGCCGGGTGAAACGGTGGCGCTGGTCGGCGCGACCGGCTCGGGCAAATCGACGACGATGAGCCTGCTGCATCGCGTCTTCGATCCGCAGTTCGGGCGGATCACGATCGACGGCACCGACATCCGCGACATGACGCTCGCGGGTCTGCGCCGCAACATCGGCGTTGTCTTTCAGGAGCCGATGCTGTTCGCCCGCTCGATCGAGGAGAACGTCAAGATCGGCAAGCTCGACGCGAGCGCGGCCGAAGTCGAACAGGCGCTCGATCTGGCGCAGGCCGACGAATTCGTCGCCCGCCAGAGCGAGGGGCTCGGCACGATCGTCGGCGAGCGCGGCCGCTCGCTCTCCGGCGGCGAACGCCAGCGCCTCGCCATCGCCCGCGCGCTGCTGAAAGACCCGCCGATCATGATTTTCGATGAGGCGACCTCGGCGCTCGATGTCGAGACCGAGCGGCAATTGCAGCTTGCGATGACGAAGGCGACGAAGGGACGCACGACCTTCATCATCGCCCATCGGCTGGCGACGGTGCGCAACGCCGACCGCATTTTCGTCTTCGATCATGGCCGGATCGTCGAACAGGGCAGCTACGAGGATTTGATCGATCGCGGCGGACGCTTCGCCAAGCTCGCCGAGACGCAAAACGTGCTGCAGACACCGGAATCGGATTTCGAGGCCGTCTCCAGCCACGGCGCGCGGCCGGAAGGATTTTAA
- a CDS encoding SDR family oxidoreductase codes for MTIAITGASGHLGRLVIAKLKEKVPAADVIALARTPAKAADLGVAGREADYTKPETLARALAGVETLLLVSSSEIGQRAAQHRNVIDAAKASGVKRIVYTSVLHADTSPLGLAAEHLATEADLKASGVPFTILRNGWYTENYTAAIPGALATGAFIGSAGDGKISSAARADYAEAAAVVLTGSGHEGKTYELAGDSFYTLADLAAEVSRQTGRTIPYKNLPEADYAAALLSAGLPEFVAKLLADSDIGAAKGALFDTGHQLSGLIGRPTVPLATTIAAALG; via the coding sequence ATGACCATCGCCATCACCGGAGCCAGCGGCCATCTCGGCCGTCTCGTCATCGCCAAGCTCAAGGAAAAGGTTCCGGCGGCGGATGTCATCGCCCTGGCGCGCACGCCCGCGAAGGCCGCCGATCTCGGCGTCGCCGGCCGCGAAGCCGACTATACAAAACCCGAGACGCTCGCACGCGCTCTCGCCGGCGTCGAGACGCTGCTGCTCGTATCCTCAAGCGAGATCGGACAGCGGGCGGCGCAGCATCGCAATGTCATCGACGCGGCGAAGGCATCCGGCGTAAAGCGGATCGTCTATACCAGCGTTCTCCACGCCGACACCTCGCCGCTTGGTCTCGCGGCGGAGCATCTTGCAACCGAGGCCGATCTGAAAGCCTCCGGCGTGCCTTTCACGATCTTGCGCAACGGCTGGTACACGGAAAACTATACGGCCGCGATCCCCGGCGCGCTGGCGACCGGCGCGTTCATCGGCAGCGCGGGCGACGGCAAGATCTCCTCGGCAGCGCGCGCCGATTATGCTGAAGCTGCGGCTGTGGTGCTCACCGGCAGCGGCCATGAGGGCAAGACCTACGAACTCGCGGGCGATAGTTTTTATACGCTCGCGGACCTCGCCGCCGAAGTCTCCAGACAGACCGGCAGGACGATCCCCTACAAGAACCTGCCGGAGGCGGACTATGCCGCCGCGCTCCTCAGTGCCGGGCTGCCGGAGTTCGTCGCGAAATTGCTGGCGGACAGCGACATCGGCGCCGCCAAAGGGGCGCTGTTCGACACGGGGCATCAGCTTTCGGGATTGATCGGCCGGCCGACGGTACCGCTCGCGACAACCATCGCGGCGGCGCTCGGGTGA